GCCGAGGAGCGCAAGCCACCCAGCATCGAGTATTTGTTGTTCGAGGCCCAGCCGGCCAGCACAATGCCGTACACCGAGATCGAGGCCACCGAAAGAATGTACAGCACGGCCACATTGATATCGGCAATGTGCAGCGGCACCATGCGGCCAAAGAAGTTGATCACATCGCCCCACGGCACCACCGCCATGATCACCAGGGCGGGCACCACAGTGAGGATCGGGGCCAACACAAAGACAAACTTATACGCTTCCGCCGGGGTGAACTCTTCCTTGAAGATGAGCTTTACACCATCGGCGGCCGGTTGCAGCCAGCCGCCCGGGCCGGCGCGGTTGGGACCAATGCGCAACTGGATCAGCGCGGCCAGCTTGCGTTCATAGAACGTGGTGTAGGCAAAGCCGGTAAGCAGGATGAATACGAGCACTATGCTCTTGATCACCCATTCCAGCACCAGCGCCCAATCAACAACCATCTCAGGCCTCCACTTTCAGTGCATACGGGCCGCTGATCGGCAAGCCCAGGCTGCGTGGAATGAGCACCGTGCCGCGCGGCAGGCTGTTGTCTACATAGGCCGTCACTGCCGCCTGCACGCCGTTCACCGTCACCTTGGTGGCCTGGCCGTGCTCGAGGCCCAGCGCCTCGGCATCCTCGGGGTTCAGGGTCACCTGCGCCGGCTGCAAGCGATTGTGCAGCAGGGTGGATTTCGAGATCATGTTGCCGTGGTCATACAGCTTGGTTACCGGCACGGCCAGCAAGCCATCCGCGCGGGCGCGTTCGAAGGGTTGTGCAAACGAGAGCACTGGCGTTTCGCCGCGCTCGGCCGCCGTGGGCACCTGCACGCCCAGGCCGCTCTTGTTGTCGTAGGTGGTGCCACCGTAGTACACATCGGCACGGCCAATGATCGGCCACTGCTCGGTGACTTCGGCCAATTGCTGCATGCTCAACCCGGCGTAGGCCGCATAGCCCTGCGCCACCTGGGCGAACACGCGCCCGGCGCTCACGGCTTCCAGACTGCTGCCCAGCAACTGGGCCAACTGGGCCGCGATGGTGAAGTCAGCCCGCGTGCCCTCGACGGCAGGCACCGCCGGGTAGGCGCGCTGGACGCGGCGCTCACCCGAGGTGTAGGTAGCCTCACGTTCGGTAAAGGCCTGGGCCGGCAGCACTACATCGGCGGCTTGCGTCGTCTTCGTGGCGGCCAGTTCCTGCACCACCACGAACTTGGCGCTCTCCACGGCGGCGGCCAGTTGCGGGTCATCGCCGCTCGGGTCCACCCCCACCAGATACAGCACTTCGGCATCCTTCATCAGCGCCGCCAGATCGCCGCTCGGGCGCAAGCCCTGTTCCCAGGCGCCCTGCAGGTTGCCCTTCTCCCACACCGCCACCAGGCCATTGTTGGGCTTGCCCACATGGCCGGTAGCGATCAGCAGATTGGCAGCCGCGGCGGCCAGCGATTCGGAGGCAGCCAGATCGGTGCCTTCGCTGCCGTAGAAGACCACCAGGTTTTGCGCTTCAGCAATATCCTTGGCGGCGGCCTTAATTTCTTCCTGGGTCATCAAGCGCTTGACCGTTTCGGTTTGCTCGGGGCGCTTGGCGGAGATGCTGTCGATCAAGGCGTGCACCGCCGCGGCTTCTTCGCCGTAGCTGTAGCGCACCACATGCGTGGCCTCGCGCTCCAGCTTGGTGCGGCGCGGGGTAGCGACGATCAGCGTAGCGCCGCGCTCGGCGGCCTGCTTGATGCGTAGCCACCACACCGGCGCCTCTTCTTCGAGGTCGCTGGCCACCACCAGGATCACACTGCCCTTGCCCAGCGCAGACAGGTTGCTGCCCTGGCCCAAACCAACCTGGCTCACCAGGTCGCCGCCGGCCATGTGGCTGTACAGCGCGATCTGGCCCTTGGCTGCCTCGGTGAAGGCCTTGAGGTTGAAGTAGTCTTCGTTGCTCAAGCCACCACTCACCACGGTGGTGAGCTTGCCGCCGGCTTTCTTGACCTTGTCGGCGACGGCCGCCAAGGCCTCATCCCAACTGGCCGCTTCCATTTGATTGTTCTTGCGTAGCAGCGGCTGCGTCAGGCGGTTGGCCGCTTCCGTATATTGGTAGACAAAGCGGCCCTTATCGCACAGCCAGATCTCATTCACCATTTCGTTCTGGCGCGGCATCACGCGCTTGACCACCGGCTTGCCGCCGGCCTTGGCCTCGCGGCGCGTGTTGAGCGTGGTGTTGCAGTTCACCGGACAGTGCGTGCAGATCGAAGCCACCGGCTTGAGCTCCCACGGGCGGGCGCCAAAGCGGAAATCCGCCGTGGTCAGCGCACCCACCGGGCAAATGTCGGTGGTGTTGCCGGACCAGTACGAGTCGAAGCCCGGGTCCGAGAAAGTCACGATCTCCAGCTTGCGGCCGCGCTCGTTGAAGCCGATCACCGGGTCATCGGCGATCTCAGTCTGGAAGCGCGTGCAGCGCGCGCACTGGATGCAGCGCTCACGGTCGAGGTAGATCAAATCACCCAGCGGCACGTGCTTATCCAGGTGAATCTTTTCGTCATACAAGTAACGCGATTGGCCCGGCCCAAAGCGCATGGTCAGGTTCTGCAGCGGGCACTCACCACCCTTATCGCAAATCGGGCAATCCAGCGGGTGCGAAGTGAGCAAAAACTCCAGCACTTCGTTGCGCGCGTCTTTCACCTTCTCGGTGTAGCCGCGCACCACCATGCCCTCGCTCACCGGCACGGTGCAGCCGGTCTCGAGCTTGGGGCCAAACTGGATCTGCGGCAGGCCATCCTCGCCGATGGCGGGTTGGCCGGTGGCCCGATCGATCACCGGGCGGCCCACTTCCACCAGGCACATACGGCACATGCCCACCGGTTCCATCTTGGGGTGGTAGCAGAAGACAGGAATATCAATGCCGGCGCGCTTGGCGGCATCCACCACCAGAGTGCCCGGCGCTACGCTGATCTGCTGTTCATCAATGGTCAGCGTGACCAATTTTTGTTGGGTGGTATCGGCAACGGCCATCTTAGTTGCTCACTTGCTCTTTCAGGTCAGCCTGGGCCGGCGCGCTCAGCGGCGCGCCCACCTTGGCTTCAAAATCACTGCGGAAGCGAGTGATGCTGGAGATCACCGCTTCGGTGGAAAAATCGCCCAGGGCGCACAAACACTTGCCCTTTACGTTGCTGGCCACATCCTGCAGCATGATGACATCATCCCAGGTGGCCTGGTTGTGGTGAATGCGCTCGGTCAAGTGGCGCATCCAATAGGTACCTTCACGGCACGGGGTGCACTTGCCGCACGACTCGTGCTGGAAGAAGTGCATGGTCTTGTTGATCAGCCAGTCCATGCTCACCGTCTCGTCCACCACGATGATGGAAGCCGAGCCGAGCATGGCGCCCACGCTGGGCACGCTTTCGTAATCCATCGGCGTATCCAACGCCTTGTCATCCGCCACGATCAGCGAAGACGAGGCGCCGGCCGGCATGATCGCTTTGATCGCATGCCCATCCAGAATGCCGCCGCCGTGGGTATAGATCAACTCGCGGAAGGTGGTGCCCAACGGCAATTCATAGTTGCCCGGCTTGACTACATGGCCAGACAAGCTGAAGATCTTGTTGCCCGGGCTCTTCTCGGTGCCAAAGCCACGGAACCAATCGACACCCTTATGCACGATCATCGGCACATTGGTGAGCGTTTCCACGTTGTTCACGATCGTTGGCTTGCCATACAAGCCAAAGCTGGGCGGGAACGGCGGGCGCAGCCGCGGCTGGCCCAACTTGCCCTCCAGCGATTCGAGCAGCGCGGTTTCCTCACCGCAGATATACGCGCCTGCGCCCAAATGGGTGTAGATGCGCAAGTTGAAATCGCTGCCAAACAAGCCATCGCCCAGCAAGCCGTCTTTTTCCATCTCGGCAATGCAAGCATCCAGGTGAGCGGCCAATTCCCAAAACTCACCGCGCAGATAAATATAGGCCGCGTGGGCGCCCACCGCGTAGGCGCACAGCATCACGCCTTCCAGGAACTGGAACGGATTGCGCTCCATGATCTCGCGATCTTTGAAGGTGCCCGGCTCAGATTCATCCGCATTGACCACTACATAGTGCGGCCAGGCGTTCTTATCAATGAACGACCATTTCATGCCGGTGGAGAAGCCGGCGCCACCACGCCCGCGCAGGCCAGACGCCTTGACCAGCTCAATCAGCTCGTCTGGCTGCATGCCGGTCACCGCTTGCTTGATCGCCTCAAAACCAGCCTGCTGGCGATACCCGGCCAGTTGGCCGATCTCGGGGAATTCGCGATGCCGCAGAAGGATCTCGTTCATTTGCCTTCCTCCTTGCGCCATTCATCCACCAGGGCAATCGTGCTCGCCACCGTCTGGTTCTCGTGATAGCTGATGCCCTCCGCGCTCTGCACCTGGAACATCGGCGCCTTGTCGCAGGCCGCCAGGCACATCACCGCTTCCACGCTCACCACGCCATCTTCAGTCGTCTCGCCGGGCTTGACGCCCAGGTGATCACACACGCCATCCAAAAATGCATCGGCACCGCGCAGCGCGCAGGGCAGATCGTTGCAGATCTGCAGGCGATATTTGCCGCCCGGCTTGTCATGATACAGCGTATAGAACCCAACAATGGAAGAGACTTCCGTCGCCGAGATGGCCAGCAGCTCGCCGATCTGGCCGAGGTGCTCGCGGGTAACGTAGCCGTGCTCGCGCTGGGCTACATACAGCAAAGGCATCACCGCCGAGCGCTTTTGCTCCGGCGGGTACTTCGCCAGGATCTCATCGATCTCCTGGCCGTATCGCTCGCGTAGCGGATTCACCGGTCGGTATCTCCCAACACAATATCGATGCTACCGATGATCGCCACCAGGTCGGCCACATAGCAGCCTTGCGAGATCTTCGGCAGAATTTGCAAATTGACGAACGAGGGCGTGCGCCAGTGGCAGCGATACGGCTTGGGGCCGCCGTCGCCTTCCAGCAAAACGCCCAGTTCCCCACGCGGGGATTCCACCGGCAGGTACACCGAATTCTTGGGGGCCGGGAAGCCTTCGGTCCACAACTTGAAGTGGTGGATCACGGCTTCCATGCTCTCGCCCAGTTCAGCGCGCGGTGGCGGCACAAACTTACGATTGTTGCTGCGGAACGGGCCACTGGGCAGCGTATCCAGCGCCTGGGTAATGATCTTCAGCGATTCGCGCAGCTCACGCATGCGCACCCGATAGCGGGCGTATACATCGCCCTCTGCTTCGGTGCACACCTCAAAGTCATATTGCTCATAGCCGCTATACGGCTCCGCTTTGCGCAGATCATAGGCTACGCCCGAACCGCGCAGCGAAGGGCCAGTGATGCCCCAGGCAATGCCCTCGGCGCCGCTGTAGACGCCAATCCCCTTGGTGCGATCGAGGAAGATCGGGTTCTTATCCAGCAGGCCTTCGTAGAGATCAATCTCGGCCGGGAAGCTGCTGACGAAATCGCGCACCGCCTGGGTGAACTCAGGGGTGACGTCACGCCACAGGCCACCGGGGCGGAAGTAGGTGGTCATCATGCGCTGGCCGGCGCACATTTCCATAATGTCGAGGATGCGCTCGCGCTGGTTGAAGCAATAGAAGAACATCGACATCGCCGCCAGGTCCAGCGCGTGGGTTGCCAGCCACACCAGGTGCGAGGCGATGCGTTGCAACTCGGCAAAGATCACGCGCACCGTCTGGGCGCGCGCCGGCACATCCAGATCCACCAGCTTTTCCACGGCCAGGCAGTAAGCCAGGTTGTTACCCATCGTATTGAGGTAATCCAGGCGGTCGGTCATTACCTCGGCCTTCTCATACGTCTTGGCTTCCATATTCTTTTCGATACCGGTATGCAGAAAGCCGATATCCGGAATGCAATTGACGACGATTTCGCCGTCCAGCTCCAGCAGCAAACGCAGCACGCCGTGCGTGCTGGGGTGCTGCGGGCCCATGTTGAGCAGCAGGGTTTCGCCAGTATGCGCACGCGCCGAAACCAGATGTTTCAGCTCATCCGCAGTGATCTCCATCTGAGAGACGTTCATCGGTTGCGAAGCGTTCATAGGGTTTAGTCCTGCGGGCGCGGCTTGCGCTGATCGATCTCTTCGAAGTTGAAGCTGAACTGCACTTCTTCGTAGCCCAGCGGGTAATCCTTGCGCAGCGGGTGCCCCACCCAGTCGGCCGGCATCAGAATGCGGCGCAGATCCGGGTGCCCGGTGATGTGGATGCCAAACATGTCCCAGAGCTCACGCTCGTGCCAATTGGCATTCGGGAACACCTCAGTCAGCGAGGGCAGTTGCGGCTCATCGCCGTCCAGCGGCACGCGCACTTCAAAGCGCAGGTTCTGGGTCAGATTTTTAAACTGGTACACCGCGTGAAAGCGCGGCTGGCGCTGCGGCCAGTAATCCACCGCGCTCAGGCTAGCCAGCATGGCGAAACCATGCGTATCCCGCAGGCTGCGCGCCGCCGCCACGATGTGCTCGGCGGCCAGCAGGGCGCGCGGCTGCCCGCGAAACTCGCTGATCTCTGCACCGAACGCGCGTTGCAGCGCGTCCATCACCGCTTGGAGTTCTGCGTTCATGCGCTTACGCCCAGTCCTTAAAGGTCTCGCCCTTGATGCGCTCGTGCAGGGTCATAATGCCGTGGATCAATGCTTCCGGGCGCGGCGGGCAGCCAGCCACATACACATCCACCGGCACGATCTCATCCACCCCCTGCACGATGGCGTAGTTGTTGAATACGCCACCACAGGAAGCACAATCACCCATCGAGATCACCCATTTGGGCGAGGGCATCTGGTCATACAAACGGCGCAATACCGGCGCCATCTTGCGGCTCAAACGGCCCGCCACGATCATCAGATCCGCCTGGCGGGGAGAGGCACGCATCAGTTCCATACCAAAGCGGCTGGCATCGTAATCAGCGCCTTGCGAAGCCATCATCTCGATGGCGCAGCACGCCAAACCAAACAGCATCGGCCACATGGCGCGCGTGCGGCTCCAGTTCACCACCTGTTCCAAGGTGGTGGTGACGATGCCCATATTGCCAAGTTTTTGCTCTATTCCCATTCCAGCGCGCCTTTCTTCCAGGCGTACACATAGCCAACCAGCAGGATGGCGATGAACACAAACATTTCGATCAAACCGAAAACACCCAGCTGGCGAAAAACCACCGCCCAGGGCAGGAAAAAGACGACTTCAATGTCAAACAGGATGAACAGGACCGCGATCAAGTAGAAGCGCACCGGCATACGCCGGGTGCCTGGGCCAATCGGGCGCATACCCGATTCGTAGGGAGCCGTCTTGCGGCTATCCGTACGGCGCGGGCCAATGATGTTGCCGATGATCACGATCAACACCGCCAACCCCGTGGCGACAATCAACAGTACAGCGATAGGTAGGTAGTCTTGCAACATAGGTAGTTGCCTACAATGCTAAACCAGAGCGAATATTCTGATGATTGTAGGTTAAGTTCAGTTTATCACAGGGGTTAAAAGGTGTCAAATTTCACAAACGAAACGGGCGCATAGGCCAGCTGCCGGGCTAAAACTCCACCGGCTTGCCCGTTTGCAACGATTGCAGCGCCCCAAAAGCCGCCCGCGCCCCGCCAAACAGCTCCTCATAGGGGATCGGCGCGGGGCCGCCGGCGCTAATGGCGCCAAAGAACGCCTCCAGCCCGGCGCGGTGGCCCTTGTCTTGCCGCCCGCGCAGCGTGCGCGTGCGGCCCTCTGCGGTCAGCTCCAGCCGGCGAAAATCATCCAGCACGGCCACTTTGCCGCCACAAAAGACTTCGAGGCGCTCCTTCGGTAACGCGCGGTCGCCATTCGCCAGGTAGCTCACCGTAGCCAGCGAGCCCTCGGCAAAGCGCAGCGTGATCTGAACGTTATCTTGCTGGTAACGCGCGTCATCCGGCAGCGCCTCGGCATACACCGTGTACGGCGCCTGCCCCACCAGGTAGATCATAAAATCAATAAAGTGGCACGCCTCGCCCACAATGCGCCCGCCGCCCAGCTGCGCGTCGTGCAGCCAGTGGGTGGCCGGCAGCGCCCCGGCGTTGACGCGGTAGTGCGCCGCCAGCGGCTGGCTGCGGCCGGCCAGGAATTGTTTGGTAGCCTGGCCCAGCGGGGCAAAGCGCCGGTTGAAGCCACCCATCAGCAAGGGGCTGCCCGCTTTGCCTGCCTGGCGCTCCAACGCGGCCAGTTCCTTTTCATTCAATGCCAGCGGCTTCTCACAGAAGACGTGCTTGCCGGCCTTAAGCGCCGCCAGGCTCTGGCGGGCATGCAAATGATGCCGGGTCAGGATCACCAGCGCGGCCACGCGGCGATCGGCCAATACTTGGGCTTCGTCGCTGGCGGCGTATTGAAAGCCAAAGCGCCGCCCCAGATCGGCCGCGGCGCGCCCGCTGGCCGAGCTGATCGCCACGCGCTCCACGCCCGCCAGCCCGCGCAGCGCCGGCAATAAGGTGTTGCGCGCGTAGTTGCCGGCCCCCAGAATGCCCACTCCTAGCGTGCCTTGCTGGCGCGGCTGGCTTGCAAAGGTGACGCGGCGGCTGGCGGCGCGCGGCGGGCGCGGGACCAGCGTGCCAGGATACGTGATCAGCACGCCCAAAAATGGGCTGCGGCTCTGGATCAAGTCATACGCCTCCGGCGCCTGGGCGATCGCAAAGCGGTGGCTGATCAGCTTGCCAACATCCACACGGCCCGCCGCCAGCAGATCCACAAAGGCCTGCAGGTTGCGCCCTTCGCTCCAACGCACATAGCCGATCGGGTAGTCGCGCCCGCCTTCTTCGTAACCCGGGTCGTAGCGGCCGGGGCCATACGAGCGCGAGACCACGAAACGCAGCTCCTTGGCATAGTAGCTGCGTCGCGGCACATCCATGCCCACCGCGCCCACCGCCACCACCGTGGCGCGATCGCGCGCCAACTCCCCCGCCAACGCTACCGGGTCATTCGATTCAGTGTCGGCGCAGATCAGCACGGCGTCAAAGCCTTGCCCGGCGGTAAAACTGGCGCCGCGCGCCGCGGCCTCGCCGCGCCCGGTAGCTGCTAAGCCGCGCGCCCGCGCCAGCGCCACGCGCTCCGTGTCGAGGTCGATGCCCAGCACCTGGCAGCCGGCGGCGGCGGCGAGGCTGGCGGCCAATTGGCCCAGCAAGCCCAGCCCCACCACGGCGACGCGCGCGCCGACTTGCACTTCGGCCAGGCGAAAGCCATGCAGGGCGATCGCCCCCAGCGTGGTGAAGGCAGCTTCATCAAAGCTCACGTTTTTTGGCAGGCTGGCAACCAGGTTGCGCGGCACGCTGACATACTCGGCATGCACCGCATAGTTGCCGCCGGCGCAGGCCACCGGCTGCCCAACCCGCAACCCCTGCACGCCCTCACCCAGCTCAACCACTATTCCAGCACTAGAATATCCGAGAGGGACCGGCTCCCCCAGGCGCCCCAGGGCGGCCTGGGCGGTGCTCACCACGCCTTCGCGCCGCGCCTTATCCAGGGTCTGGCGCACCAGATCGGGCCGCGAACGCGCCTTGCCCAGCAGCGAAGCGCTGGCAAATTCCACGAGCATGCGCTCCGTGCCCGCCGAGACCAGCGAGGCCACAGTGCGCACCAGCACAAAGCCAGGCGGCGGAGTGGGCACCGGCACTTCGGCCAGGTGGGGGCGGCGCGCGCGCATGTTTTGCAATAATTGTTTCATGGGCTTTTCTTTAAGGTTAAGCTGAGCGCATTCTACCATTCGGGCGCTGCGCCTGATCGATTTTTGCATCGGCGGATTATGCGCGCCGCGCAGTGAGGCCAGACCTGCGGGCTTATAATGCGCGCACCCTAAGGAGATCTACATGGCCGACCCACGCATTGAGAATTTTGCCCGCATCCTTGTCGAATATTCTACGGATATCCAACCCGGCGATCGCGTCATCATCGAAGCCAGCACCGAGGCGCTACCGCTGATTGAAGAAGTATTCAAGAAGGTGATTTTGCGCGGCGGCCGCCCGCACCTGCAACTGGAGTTTCCTGAGCAGCGTGCCTTGTTCCTACAGTTGGCCTCGCCTGAGCTGCTCAGCATGCAGAACGAATTCGTAGCCCTGGCCTACCGCGAGTTCGAAGCGCGCATTCGCCTATGGTCTGAGGCCAACACGCGCGCCCTCAGCAATGTCGATCCGGCCAAGCAGTCGGCCGCCGCGGCCGCCTTCTCGCCCAGCCTCAAAAATCAGTTCAAACGCTCGGCCGCCGGGCAATTCAAATGGGTCACCAGCATCTACCCCACGCAGGGCTATGCCATGCAAGCCGGAATGAGCCTGAGCGAGTACACCGATTTCGTTTTGCGCTCAGTGCACGCCCACGAGGCCGATCCGGTGGCGCATTGGCTCAAGATCAAAGAGCAGCAGCAATACTATATGGATGCGCTGGCCGGGCACGACCGCGTGCAGTTGCGTGGCCCCAATGTGGATCTGACGCTTTCGATCAAGGATCGTACGTGGAAGAATTCGTACGGGCGCTACAACATGCCCGATGGGGAGATCTACACCGGCCCCGTGGAAGACTCGCTCAACGGCTGGGTGCGCTACACCTACCCCGCCATGGAGGGCGGCGTCGTGGTGGAAGGCGCCGAGCTGCACTTCAAGGACGGCAAGGTCGTGCAAGCCACGGCGCGCAGCCAGGAAGCCCACCTGAAACAAATGCTAGCCACCGACCCCGGTGCCAGCTATGTGGGCGAATTTGCCATCGGCCTCAACAAGGATATTGACCGCTTCACCGGCCACATCCTACTGGACGAGAAGATCGGCGGCTCTTTCCACATGGCCCTCGGTATGGGCTACCCCGAAACAGGCAACACCAACGTCAGCGCCATCCACTGGGACATGATCTGCGATCTGCGCACCGACTCGGAGATCCACGTAGACGGCGAGCTCTTCTATAAGAATGGTGAGTTTGTAATTTAGCCTGCGCCCGCCGCTGCCACCAGCGCGGCGGCGTCTTCGTACACCTGGCGTGCCCAACGGCGCACATCTTCGCAATAATGCGCGGCTGTGTCCAGGCGCACGCCAGCGATAGTGAAGCCCCAGGTTATCTGCTCCACGCCGGGCAGCCTCTCGCCGCGCACAATGCTGAATGTACGCCTGCCTGAATCCACCTCATGCTTGTATTTCTGGCGCGCGCCTTGTGGGGTTAGGCCATCATATACAAATTCGCCTAACAATTTGTGCATCGTCAGCCAGCCTTCACGTGAGTACATGTTGTGCTGCAGGTAATAGGCGGGAACACTCAAATGATGAACAGCATAATAGGCAGGGTCATCGCCCTCCAATATCTGCCCCTCCCAGAATCGGTCGGCGCACTGCGCTCCATCGGGCACTTTCGCGCTGCATTGTGTGCAAATCATCCTAGGGCCTCGTAAGCGGAACAGAAGCGGCGCTTGAGATACCCGGCTCAGCCGAGTTGCAATGCCCACGCAGCCAAGGCACAGGCGAAGCACCCATGCAGTTCGGGCCACAAAAGCAACTTGATGGGCCTCGCCGGCGCTGGCGAAACCGGCGCATCAGCCCCAAAAGCCGCGCCGCAGCGGCCGCGTCTCTTCGCTGGTGATAAAGGCGGTGCCATCCACCGCCTCCACGATCGTCTGCACCTCGTCCACTTCCTTGCGGCGCACGCTCAGGTTCAGCAGGCTCACCGTGCCGTCTTTGCCGCGCGCGGGGATCTCGGTGACGCCAAAGCCGGCCTCGCGCAAGCGCTGCACCATGGCGGTGCCGCGCTTGGGGCTAACGATGCGCAAATTAATAAAGCCGATCGCCAGGCGGTCTTCCACCCACATACCCAGGGTATTGCCGGTGGCAAAGCCCGCCGAATAGCCAATGATGTTGAGGATATTGTCGAGGCCGGAGATCACCGAGCTCAACGCCACCACAAAGATCGCCGTCTCCACAAAGCCCAGGATCCAGGTGGAGAGCCGGCGGCCGCGCAACATCATCACCACTCGCAGCGTATCCAGGCTCTGGTTGACCACGCGCAGCATGAAGATGCCCAGCGCCATCAGAATTTCTTGTTGCGTGAACGAAAACTCCATTAGTCGAACTCCACTGAATCGGCGGCGGC
The DNA window shown above is from Anaerolineales bacterium and carries:
- the nuoG gene encoding NADH-quinone oxidoreductase subunit NuoG — translated: MAVADTTQQKLVTLTIDEQQISVAPGTLVVDAAKRAGIDIPVFCYHPKMEPVGMCRMCLVEVGRPVIDRATGQPAIGEDGLPQIQFGPKLETGCTVPVSEGMVVRGYTEKVKDARNEVLEFLLTSHPLDCPICDKGGECPLQNLTMRFGPGQSRYLYDEKIHLDKHVPLGDLIYLDRERCIQCARCTRFQTEIADDPVIGFNERGRKLEIVTFSDPGFDSYWSGNTTDICPVGALTTADFRFGARPWELKPVASICTHCPVNCNTTLNTRREAKAGGKPVVKRVMPRQNEMVNEIWLCDKGRFVYQYTEAANRLTQPLLRKNNQMEAASWDEALAAVADKVKKAGGKLTTVVSGGLSNEDYFNLKAFTEAAKGQIALYSHMAGGDLVSQVGLGQGSNLSALGKGSVILVVASDLEEEAPVWWLRIKQAAERGATLIVATPRRTKLEREATHVVRYSYGEEAAAVHALIDSISAKRPEQTETVKRLMTQEEIKAAAKDIAEAQNLVVFYGSEGTDLAASESLAAAAANLLIATGHVGKPNNGLVAVWEKGNLQGAWEQGLRPSGDLAALMKDAEVLYLVGVDPSGDDPQLAAAVESAKFVVVQELAATKTTQAADVVLPAQAFTEREATYTSGERRVQRAYPAVPAVEGTRADFTIAAQLAQLLGSSLEAVSAGRVFAQVAQGYAAYAGLSMQQLAEVTEQWPIIGRADVYYGGTTYDNKSGLGVQVPTAAERGETPVLSFAQPFERARADGLLAVPVTKLYDHGNMISKSTLLHNRLQPAQVTLNPEDAEALGLEHGQATKVTVNGVQAAVTAYVDNSLPRGTVLIPRSLGLPISGPYALKVEA
- the nuoF gene encoding NADH-quinone oxidoreductase subunit NuoF; the encoded protein is MNEILLRHREFPEIGQLAGYRQQAGFEAIKQAVTGMQPDELIELVKASGLRGRGGAGFSTGMKWSFIDKNAWPHYVVVNADESEPGTFKDREIMERNPFQFLEGVMLCAYAVGAHAAYIYLRGEFWELAAHLDACIAEMEKDGLLGDGLFGSDFNLRIYTHLGAGAYICGEETALLESLEGKLGQPRLRPPFPPSFGLYGKPTIVNNVETLTNVPMIVHKGVDWFRGFGTEKSPGNKIFSLSGHVVKPGNYELPLGTTFRELIYTHGGGILDGHAIKAIMPAGASSSLIVADDKALDTPMDYESVPSVGAMLGSASIIVVDETVSMDWLINKTMHFFQHESCGKCTPCREGTYWMRHLTERIHHNQATWDDVIMLQDVASNVKGKCLCALGDFSTEAVISSITRFRSDFEAKVGAPLSAPAQADLKEQVSN
- a CDS encoding NAD(P)H-dependent oxidoreductase subunit E, whose product is MNPLRERYGQEIDEILAKYPPEQKRSAVMPLLYVAQREHGYVTREHLGQIGELLAISATEVSSIVGFYTLYHDKPGGKYRLQICNDLPCALRGADAFLDGVCDHLGVKPGETTEDGVVSVEAVMCLAACDKAPMFQVQSAEGISYHENQTVASTIALVDEWRKEEGK
- the nuoD gene encoding NADH dehydrogenase (quinone) subunit D, which codes for MNASQPMNVSQMEITADELKHLVSARAHTGETLLLNMGPQHPSTHGVLRLLLELDGEIVVNCIPDIGFLHTGIEKNMEAKTYEKAEVMTDRLDYLNTMGNNLAYCLAVEKLVDLDVPARAQTVRVIFAELQRIASHLVWLATHALDLAAMSMFFYCFNQRERILDIMEMCAGQRMMTTYFRPGGLWRDVTPEFTQAVRDFVSSFPAEIDLYEGLLDKNPIFLDRTKGIGVYSGAEGIAWGITGPSLRGSGVAYDLRKAEPYSGYEQYDFEVCTEAEGDVYARYRVRMRELRESLKIITQALDTLPSGPFRSNNRKFVPPPRAELGESMEAVIHHFKLWTEGFPAPKNSVYLPVESPRGELGVLLEGDGGPKPYRCHWRTPSFVNLQILPKISQGCYVADLVAIIGSIDIVLGDTDR
- a CDS encoding NADH-quinone oxidoreductase subunit C; translated protein: MNAELQAVMDALQRAFGAEISEFRGQPRALLAAEHIVAAARSLRDTHGFAMLASLSAVDYWPQRQPRFHAVYQFKNLTQNLRFEVRVPLDGDEPQLPSLTEVFPNANWHERELWDMFGIHITGHPDLRRILMPADWVGHPLRKDYPLGYEEVQFSFNFEEIDQRKPRPQD
- a CDS encoding NADH-quinone oxidoreductase subunit B, which produces MGIEQKLGNMGIVTTTLEQVVNWSRTRAMWPMLFGLACCAIEMMASQGADYDASRFGMELMRASPRQADLMIVAGRLSRKMAPVLRRLYDQMPSPKWVISMGDCASCGGVFNNYAIVQGVDEIVPVDVYVAGCPPRPEALIHGIMTLHERIKGETFKDWA
- the ndhC gene encoding NADH-quinone oxidoreductase subunit A; this translates as MLQDYLPIAVLLIVATGLAVLIVIIGNIIGPRRTDSRKTAPYESGMRPIGPGTRRMPVRFYLIAVLFILFDIEVVFFLPWAVVFRQLGVFGLIEMFVFIAILLVGYVYAWKKGALEWE
- a CDS encoding bi-domain-containing oxidoreductase, with product MKQLLQNMRARRPHLAEVPVPTPPPGFVLVRTVASLVSAGTERMLVEFASASLLGKARSRPDLVRQTLDKARREGVVSTAQAALGRLGEPVPLGYSSAGIVVELGEGVQGLRVGQPVACAGGNYAVHAEYVSVPRNLVASLPKNVSFDEAAFTTLGAIALHGFRLAEVQVGARVAVVGLGLLGQLAASLAAAAGCQVLGIDLDTERVALARARGLAATGRGEAAARGASFTAGQGFDAVLICADTESNDPVALAGELARDRATVVAVGAVGMDVPRRSYYAKELRFVVSRSYGPGRYDPGYEEGGRDYPIGYVRWSEGRNLQAFVDLLAAGRVDVGKLISHRFAIAQAPEAYDLIQSRSPFLGVLITYPGTLVPRPPRAASRRVTFASQPRQQGTLGVGILGAGNYARNTLLPALRGLAGVERVAISSASGRAAADLGRRFGFQYAASDEAQVLADRRVAALVILTRHHLHARQSLAALKAGKHVFCEKPLALNEKELAALERQAGKAGSPLLMGGFNRRFAPLGQATKQFLAGRSQPLAAHYRVNAGALPATHWLHDAQLGGGRIVGEACHFIDFMIYLVGQAPYTVYAEALPDDARYQQDNVQITLRFAEGSLATVSYLANGDRALPKERLEVFCGGKVAVLDDFRRLELTAEGRTRTLRGRQDKGHRAGLEAFFGAISAGGPAPIPYEELFGGARAAFGALQSLQTGKPVEF
- a CDS encoding aminopeptidase; this encodes MADPRIENFARILVEYSTDIQPGDRVIIEASTEALPLIEEVFKKVILRGGRPHLQLEFPEQRALFLQLASPELLSMQNEFVALAYREFEARIRLWSEANTRALSNVDPAKQSAAAAAFSPSLKNQFKRSAAGQFKWVTSIYPTQGYAMQAGMSLSEYTDFVLRSVHAHEADPVAHWLKIKEQQQYYMDALAGHDRVQLRGPNVDLTLSIKDRTWKNSYGRYNMPDGEIYTGPVEDSLNGWVRYTYPAMEGGVVVEGAELHFKDGKVVQATARSQEAHLKQMLATDPGASYVGEFAIGLNKDIDRFTGHILLDEKIGGSFHMALGMGYPETGNTNVSAIHWDMICDLRTDSEIHVDGELFYKNGEFVI